One segment of Pirellulales bacterium DNA contains the following:
- a CDS encoding PQQ-binding-like beta-propeller repeat protein translates to MIRSLFVVAAFIAPTVAEATKVASAATSSDSPQINLGKQPAEAKGLLSGVPGYKKYASEVVGIGENDWGQWGGSSLRNNVPQAANLPVQWNPGAIDFDTGVWKKDTAENIKWAAPLGSQSYGNPVVANGKAFVGSNNGAAHLKRYPAEVDLGTLLCFDEKTGEFLWQDSSEKLPTGRVHDWPLQGICCAPFVEGDRLWYVTSRGEVKCLDTEGFYDSENDGPVTNERETALTKKLDAAWEEKKEADVVWVLDMMKQLGVSQHNMCSCSITAAGDVLFINTSNGVDEAHINLPAPSAPSFIAVEKKTGKVLWTDNSPGKNVLHGQWSSPAYAILGGVPQILFGAGDGYLYSFDPRGDGNGKTKILWKFDCNPKKSKYVLGGRADRNHLIGTPVVYDGLVYIAVGEDPEHGEGVGHLWCIDPKHRGDASPELVFNSSDPSKPIPHKRNQACVAADGDFTRANPNSAAVWHYEGQDTTGDGKLGEFEEQMHRTCGTAAIKDDILYIADFSGLMHCLDAKTGKQYWTHDMLAACWSSPLVADGKVYIGDEDGEVTVFKHGKEKEIIAEINMGSSVYSTPIVANGVLFVSSKNLLFAIEAPQEK, encoded by the coding sequence ATGATTCGTTCTTTGTTCGTGGTGGCGGCTTTCATTGCTCCGACTGTCGCGGAGGCGACCAAAGTTGCCAGCGCAGCCACTTCGAGCGACAGCCCCCAGATAAACCTCGGCAAGCAGCCGGCCGAAGCAAAGGGCTTGCTTTCCGGCGTGCCGGGCTACAAAAAGTACGCCTCCGAAGTGGTCGGAATTGGCGAAAACGATTGGGGCCAATGGGGTGGCTCGTCGCTGCGAAACAACGTGCCTCAAGCCGCCAATCTACCTGTCCAGTGGAATCCTGGCGCGATTGATTTCGACACTGGCGTTTGGAAGAAGGACACGGCAGAAAATATTAAATGGGCGGCGCCGCTCGGTTCGCAAAGCTACGGCAATCCGGTTGTCGCCAATGGAAAGGCATTCGTCGGCAGCAATAACGGGGCTGCCCATCTAAAGCGATATCCCGCCGAAGTCGATCTGGGCACATTGCTTTGTTTCGATGAAAAAACGGGCGAATTCCTTTGGCAAGACAGCAGCGAAAAGCTGCCTACGGGACGAGTTCACGATTGGCCGCTGCAGGGCATCTGCTGCGCGCCGTTCGTTGAGGGGGATCGGCTGTGGTATGTCACCAGTCGCGGCGAAGTGAAATGCCTCGACACCGAGGGCTTTTACGACTCCGAAAATGATGGCCCCGTGACGAACGAAAGGGAAACTGCCCTAACAAAGAAGCTCGACGCCGCTTGGGAAGAAAAGAAAGAAGCCGATGTCGTCTGGGTGCTCGACATGATGAAGCAGCTCGGCGTTTCGCAGCACAACATGTGTAGTTGCTCGATCACGGCCGCCGGCGACGTGTTGTTCATCAACACCTCCAACGGCGTCGACGAGGCACACATCAATTTGCCAGCGCCCAGTGCGCCGTCTTTCATCGCCGTCGAGAAGAAAACCGGCAAAGTTCTTTGGACCGATAACTCGCCTGGCAAGAATGTGCTACACGGCCAATGGTCGTCCCCTGCCTATGCGATCCTCGGTGGGGTTCCGCAGATTCTGTTTGGCGCCGGCGATGGCTATCTCTACAGCTTCGACCCGCGCGGCGACGGCAACGGCAAGACAAAAATTCTTTGGAAGTTCGATTGCAATCCCAAGAAATCGAAATATGTGCTCGGCGGCAGAGCCGATCGAAACCACCTGATCGGCACTCCCGTGGTCTACGATGGGCTGGTTTACATTGCCGTTGGCGAAGATCCCGAACACGGCGAAGGCGTTGGGCACTTGTGGTGCATCGATCCCAAGCATCGTGGCGACGCCAGCCCCGAACTGGTGTTCAACAGCAGCGACCCCAGCAAGCCGATTCCCCACAAGCGCAATCAGGCCTGCGTGGCCGCAGACGGCGATTTCACGCGAGCCAACCCCAATTCCGCCGCCGTCTGGCACTACGAAGGCCAAGACACTACGGGCGACGGCAAACTGGGCGAGTTCGAAGAGCAAATGCATCGCACCTGCGGCACGGCGGCTATTAAGGACGACATCCTTTACATCGCCGACTTCAGCGGTCTGATGCATTGCCTCGACGCCAAGACCGGAAAGCAGTATTGGACGCACGACATGTTGGCTGCTTGCTGGTCGTCTCCGCTCGTGGCCGATGGAAAGGTTTACATCGGCGATGAAGATGGTGAAGTCACAGTCTTTAAA
- a CDS encoding cupin domain-containing protein, translated as MADAKRYEVAELAEIPVATCPCGTARRAFINGDSPLSFHLTEISANAQLRYHQRHTACYCILSCDPDAKMQLDDEMVSIYSGLCILIPLGVRHRVVDKMHALIVSVPKFDPAEERFD; from the coding sequence ATGGCCGACGCCAAACGCTACGAAGTCGCCGAGCTGGCCGAGATCCCAGTAGCAACTTGCCCTTGTGGAACGGCTCGCCGGGCCTTTATCAATGGCGATTCGCCGCTGTCCTTTCACCTTACGGAAATATCCGCGAATGCGCAGCTCCGCTATCACCAACGGCATACCGCGTGTTACTGCATTTTATCCTGCGACCCCGACGCCAAAATGCAACTCGACGACGAGATGGTTTCGATCTACTCGGGACTGTGCATTTTGATACCCCTTGGTGTGCGCCATCGCGTCGTCGACAAAATGCACGCCCTGATCGTTTCCGTGCCAAAATTTGATCCCGCGGAAGAGCGGTTTGACTGA
- a CDS encoding PQQ-like beta-propeller repeat protein: MHTRVWPAWIFVSFTLVVGFSTNLASLHAAEPMDWSNWRGPEQNRISREKGLIEKWNPDTGENVLWKSEEAAGISSPIVMNGKVYTQVRHKPDTREEQEKVLCLDAETGKQLWESCWNVYLSDVPAERVGWPAVVGDPETGNIYAHGVNGYFACLDGETGKTLWSRSLHEELGLLSTYGGRTHPPIVFENMVIVSGVVIGWGEMARPAHRQIAMDKETGDIRWFNGTKPSPEDTIYSTPVLTVLDGQAAMVFGSSDGAVWAFQPRTGKPIWNFRMSRRGLNVSPTVVGNRIYMSQAEENLDNKTMGALVCINGGGKGDITATNEVWRIPGVMAGKTSPLVVDGRIYSIDDAGSLYIADAETGKPIGNRPTKVVGTIIRASPLYADGKIYICSTTAWNVLKPTPDGVKSINRMRFPAGNEVSGSMAVSHGKFYLPTGGALYCLGKKGVKTQATAIPDPPKEAANGTQPGDQETAWVQVTPCEVIVRPGEMVRLDAQGFNARGQKLATDHVSHFDFELSGPGKLNVSSDAQRGLSVEFIAPPGSQPTIATIVAKAGEVKGLARIRVVSPLPWKFDFNDIELAKNPAGKLEGEVPIVWVGARHRHKVRLLDGEKVMVKVTTIPKGTRSQCWMGQDDLHDYTIQADLRGQNNRGELPDMGLIAQRYTIDLMGANQELQIRSWPPQVATRFSKTIPFSWKGDTWYTMKFRAEAKDGKAVLHGKVWSRGENEPEKWTIEATDDVANLQGSPGLFGNATNAEIYIDNLSVTPNETASAK; this comes from the coding sequence ATGCATACCCGCGTTTGGCCAGCTTGGATTTTTGTCTCGTTCACTCTCGTCGTGGGATTTAGCACGAATTTGGCTTCGCTTCACGCGGCAGAACCGATGGATTGGTCAAACTGGCGCGGGCCGGAGCAAAACCGAATTTCGCGCGAGAAAGGACTCATTGAAAAGTGGAACCCTGACACTGGGGAAAACGTGTTGTGGAAGTCCGAGGAAGCTGCAGGCATTTCATCGCCCATCGTAATGAACGGCAAGGTTTATACTCAGGTACGCCACAAGCCCGACACCCGTGAAGAACAGGAAAAAGTCCTCTGTCTCGATGCTGAAACCGGCAAACAGCTTTGGGAAAGCTGCTGGAATGTCTATCTCTCGGATGTGCCAGCCGAGCGGGTGGGCTGGCCGGCGGTGGTAGGCGATCCAGAAACCGGCAACATCTACGCGCATGGCGTCAATGGCTATTTTGCCTGTCTCGATGGCGAAACCGGAAAGACTCTGTGGTCGCGCTCGTTGCATGAAGAGTTGGGCCTGCTTAGCACTTACGGCGGACGCACGCATCCGCCCATTGTCTTTGAAAACATGGTGATCGTCAGCGGCGTGGTGATCGGCTGGGGCGAAATGGCCCGGCCGGCACACCGGCAGATTGCAATGGATAAGGAAACCGGCGACATCCGCTGGTTCAACGGCACCAAGCCATCGCCGGAAGACACGATTTACAGCACTCCGGTGCTAACGGTGCTCGACGGCCAGGCGGCCATGGTGTTCGGATCGAGCGACGGCGCTGTCTGGGCGTTTCAGCCACGTACAGGTAAGCCAATTTGGAACTTCCGCATGTCGCGCCGCGGGCTCAATGTCTCGCCGACGGTCGTCGGCAATAGAATATATATGTCCCAGGCGGAGGAGAACCTCGACAATAAGACGATGGGGGCGCTGGTCTGCATCAATGGTGGTGGCAAGGGAGATATTACGGCAACGAACGAAGTTTGGCGGATTCCGGGCGTGATGGCGGGCAAGACTTCGCCGCTGGTGGTCGATGGGCGAATCTATTCGATCGACGATGCAGGCAGTTTATATATCGCCGATGCCGAAACTGGGAAGCCGATCGGCAATCGGCCAACCAAAGTGGTTGGCACAATCATTCGTGCTAGCCCATTATATGCCGACGGCAAAATCTACATTTGTTCGACCACCGCTTGGAACGTGCTCAAGCCAACCCCCGACGGCGTAAAGTCCATAAATCGGATGCGCTTTCCGGCAGGAAACGAGGTCAGCGGCTCGATGGCCGTCTCGCACGGCAAATTCTATCTACCGACGGGCGGTGCGCTGTATTGCTTGGGAAAGAAGGGCGTCAAGACACAGGCGACGGCGATTCCCGATCCGCCCAAAGAAGCTGCCAACGGCACGCAACCCGGTGATCAGGAAACAGCCTGGGTACAAGTCACGCCCTGCGAAGTGATCGTCAGACCGGGCGAAATGGTGCGGCTTGATGCGCAGGGATTCAATGCCCGCGGTCAGAAGCTGGCGACGGACCACGTTTCGCATTTCGATTTTGAACTGTCCGGCCCAGGCAAACTCAACGTCTCCAGTGACGCCCAACGCGGGCTGTCGGTCGAGTTTATCGCGCCTCCGGGATCACAACCCACGATTGCGACCATCGTCGCCAAGGCCGGTGAAGTGAAAGGTCTGGCACGCATTCGCGTCGTGTCACCATTGCCCTGGAAGTTCGACTTCAACGACATCGAACTTGCCAAGAATCCCGCCGGCAAATTGGAAGGCGAAGTACCGATCGTTTGGGTCGGCGCGCGGCATCGCCATAAAGTGCGCCTGCTCGACGGCGAAAAGGTAATGGTTAAAGTCACGACCATTCCCAAAGGCACTCGCAGTCAGTGCTGGATGGGGCAGGACGACCTGCACGATTATACGATTCAGGCCGACTTGCGCGGTCAAAATAATCGCGGAGAACTGCCGGATATGGGCCTGATCGCGCAGCGCTACACGATTGACCTGATGGGCGCCAACCAGGAATTGCAAATTCGATCGTGGCCGCCGCAAGTTGCTACTCGCTTTTCCAAGACGATTCCGTTTTCCTGGAAAGGAGATACTTGGTACACGATGAAGTTCCGTGCTGAAGCCAAGGACGGAAAAGCCGTGCTGCACGGAAAAGTTTGGTCGCGCGGCGAGAATGAGCCGGAAAAATGGACGATCGAAGCGACCGACGACGTGGCCAATCTGCAAGGCAGCCCCGGGCTGTTCGGCAACGCCACAAATGCGGAAATCTACATCGACAATCTCAGCGTGACGCCCAACGAAACGGCGTCGGCGAAGTAA